The Oncorhynchus tshawytscha isolate Ot180627B linkage group LG05, Otsh_v2.0, whole genome shotgun sequence genome includes a window with the following:
- the LOC112249889 gene encoding protein LBH-like, translated as MTEVMNTCDSTVGDFTVGGAPADEGISFQIFPDSHERFPKLSKRLPSIVVEPSESGEVESGELRWPPDDPSSPDDDSGEVEAQAVGGEHPEDKEQVDRMMAGV; from the exons ATGACAGAAGTGATGAACACCTGTGATTCGACGGTGGGAGACTTCACCGTCGGAGGTGCCCCAGCAGACGAGGGCATATCCTTTCAG ATCTTTCCGGACTCCCACGAGCGGTTCCCCAAGCTGTCGAAGCGGCTTCCGTCCATCGTGGTGGAGCCCTCCGAGAGTGGGGAGGTGGAGAGTGGCGAGCTCCGCTGGCCCCCTGACGACCCCAGTTCCCCTGACGACGACTCCGGAGAGGTTGAGGCCCAGGCAGTAG GTGGAGAACATCCCGAAGACAAAGAGCAAGTTGACAGAATGATGGCAGGAGTTTAA